A stretch of DNA from Paenibacillus sp. FSL W8-0186:
TTTTGAAAAACGCTGAACAGCAGATCAGACTTAAAGGCAAGACATGGATCAGGCTTGACTGCATGGCGGAAAATCCTAGGCTTAATCAATACTACAGAGATTGTGGGTTTCAATATATTCGCAGAATCGATGGAGAGGGTTGGAGTGCTAATTTATATGAAAAGCAGTGAATCAGCAGGTACACGACGGATATTATGAGAGATTCGGCTTGACGTTCAAAGAACTTACCCTCAGGCGGATGGGCAGCATATAAGAATTTATAGATGAAATCGTGCTTTATAACGATAATTCGAATAAGGACGGGTGCAATGAAAAAAATACGGATCGGAGCAATAGTCGTCAGTTTGATTATTGTGTTATTCCTCGGTATTTCGCTGTTTCTAGCCTGCAGGTCAAACGGAGTTTCCAGCCTGAATTTGCATGAGATTAGGAAAATAGCCTGGAAGAGCGTGGAGAAAAATCAATACGATACGATTACGATAAAGTGGGAAGAAGCTAGAGTGGAGCTCATCGAATCTAAAGATAAATGGATCATTCCCATAACGGATGAACAGAAGAAGAAGCTGGAGCAGATCAAGAAAACAGACTCCATATTAATCGCAGTCACATTTAATACAGAACAAGATGGGCTTTTAGGTCCTATTGTTCCTATTATCGATCCCAAAACGATGAAGGTTATCGGTTTTTACCCAAGATTTTAATAATGGAGGAATACTAGTGGCATCCAAACTATTAAGAGTGGGAACGATTTATCTTCCTGTTTCCGATCCTAAGCATTCAGCAAATTGGTTTTGCTCAAATCTAGGAGCGGAATTGGTTTTCTTAGACGAAGGAAATAACCATGCCATCGTTAACCTGGCGCATCAGAGCTTTATTTTGATTCTAAGTGAACGGGGCTTGACTGCTAACTTTCAAACTATTAATGACGGATTGATGTTTCCATTTACATTTGAAGTTAACGGGGAAGAAGAATTGATCCAGCTTCGTCATGAACTCTTCGAAAAAGGCCTGAACGTCGGAGATATCGAAGATAGAGGGCACCCGGGCAAAAATTTCATCATTACGGATCCGGACGGGAACAGATTCGATGTGTGGAGCGAATTGTCCCCGAAATTTAAGGAGAAATACGGCTTTCATTAATCCCAAAAACATTGAAGGCAGGTGCTTCATGAAGCAGAACAAGTATGTCCGCTTGGCTGTGGTTGATGATGCCCAGGCTCTTGCTCAACTTAATCGTGAATTTAATGGCGTTGAGGCTTCCCTCGCCGATATCGAGCGATGTTTGGCTAATTCAAGCGAAATTGTAGCGATCGCGATCCTCAATGATGAACCTGTTGGATTTGCTTGTGGTCAATCTTATCAATCATTTTGCTATCGTGAACTTGCAGGAGAAATCACAGAGCTATATGTCCGAGAAGGAGCAAGGAGACAAGGATTAGCAGCTGAACTCATTCACGCGATTGAAGCAGAGTTGAAACGGCGGGGCGTGATAACAATCAAAGTTCTTACAGGACTGCGCAATGAGGCTGCGATGCAGACCTACACCAAGTCGCATTACGTCAAGAAAAACGAAGTTGTTTTTCAAAAGAATATCTAGCCCTATAAAGGAGTCGTTGAATATGAAAAATGCAGCACTCTTAGTAGTAGACGTCCAAAATGCATTAGTGCAAGCTAAACCTTTTGAAATTGAAGCCGTTATCAGCAATATACAAAGATTAATTTCCACATGCCGTGAAAATAGCGTAGAGGTCATTTATGTCCAGCACGATGATCCCATCGGTGACGAGTTGGAACCTAATACGGAGGGTTGGCAAATTTATAGTGAGATAAGTCCGCTCGCAAATGAAACGGTGATCAATAAAAAATTCAACTCGGCCTTTAAAGGGACAAATTTAAAAGAATATTTGGATAGCAAGGGGATTGAGCAATTAATAATTACAGGGATGCAAACAGAGTATTGTATAGATACAACTCTTAAGGCAGCTTTTGAGCACGGGTTTCAAATGATGATCCCAGAGAAGACAAACACGACCTTCGATAATGGGGATTTATTAGCCGGCG
This window harbors:
- a CDS encoding cysteine hydrolase family protein, which translates into the protein MKNAALLVVDVQNALVQAKPFEIEAVISNIQRLISTCRENSVEVIYVQHDDPIGDELEPNTEGWQIYSEISPLANETVINKKFNSAFKGTNLKEYLDSKGIEQLIITGMQTEYCIDTTLKAAFEHGFQMMIPEKTNTTFDNGDLLAGDLYRFYNFNIFKGRFGIVENIEDTIGRIKDKGC
- a CDS encoding VOC family protein, translating into MGTIYLPVSDPKHSANWFCSNLGAELVFLDEGNNHAIVNLAHQSFILILSERGLTANFQTINDGLMFPFTFEVNGEEELIQLRHELFEKGLNVGDIEDRGHPGKNFIITDPDGNRFDVWSELSPKFKEKYGFH
- a CDS encoding GNAT family N-acetyltransferase, with protein sequence MKQNKYVRLAVVDDAQALAQLNREFNGVEASLADIERCLANSSEIVAIAILNDEPVGFACGQSYQSFCYRELAGEITELYVREGARRQGLAAELIHAIEAELKRRGVITIKVLTGLRNEAAMQTYTKSHYVKKNEVVFQKNI